The Polaribacter sp. HaHaR_3_91 genomic sequence CTTTGATCTAAAACGTTCAGCAGGTGTTGGGGTAAGAATTTTTATGCCTGCATTTGGTTTATTAGGAATTGATTTTGCACATGGATTTGATCCACTACCTGGTCAAAGTGAAAAATCTGGTTGGCAAACACACTTTATAATTGGAAAACAATTCTAAAAAAACTTCAGCATTGTAAGGGAAAAGTTTTTTTGGCACGGTTTTTTCTAAATACATAATACAAATGAAAAAAATATTTTTAGTAATCGTTCTTTTACTTAGTGTTACTTTTTCTTGGTCTCAAAGAGGTCAATCAATTGCCTATATAGATATGGAGTATATTCTAGAAAATGTTCCAGAATATTTAGATGCGCAAAACACGTTGGATGCTAAAGTTGCTAAATGGAGAAAAAAACTAGATGAACAAGCTAGACATATAGAAATCTTAAAAACAGATTTAGCAAATGAAAAAGCAATTCTGACAAAAGATTTAATTGAAGAAAAAGAAGAAGAAATTAGTTTAAAACAAGTAGAATTAAGAAGACTAGAATCTTTGTACTTTGGCCCAAATGGAGATATGTTTTCTGTAAGAAAACAATTGGTAAAGCCAATTCAAGATCAAGTTTACAATGCAATACAAAGTATTTCTTTAAGAAAAAATTATGACTTTGTTTTTGATAAATCTACTGACTTGGTAATGCTATATTCAAATAAAAAATACGATATTAGCGACCTTGTTTTAGCAACTATAGATCGTAGTAGATTAATTGCTGAAAAAGAGAAACAAAGAGAAGAAAGAAATCTAGCTCCTAAAAACGAGTTAACAGATAGACAAAAAGAAGCTATCGCCAAAAAAGAACAAGCACAAGCAAAGAAAATTGCAGATGTTGAAGCAAAAAAGAAGCTAATCGCAGAAAAAAGAGAAAAGCTTTTAAAAGATCGAGAAGAAAAGAGAGAGTTGTTAAGAGCTAAGAAAGAAGCTTTAAGAAAGAAAAAAGAAGAACAAAAAGAAGAACAAGAATAATAATTAAATTAAAACAAGAATGAAAAATTTAAAATCGTTACTATTAATCGCTGTATTTACTTTAGGACTAGCAGGTGTTGCAAATGCACAAAAAATAGGTCATATAGACTTTGAAAAATTAGTTGCAGAAATGCCTCAAACTAAGACTCTAAAATTAGATATGGAGAAACTTGGTAAAACGTACCAAGATGAGATTACAGGAATGGAAAAGAAAATTGAAGCTACTAGACAAAAGTATGTTGCAGAGTCTAAAGGACAAACCAACGAAACTAATGATACAAGAGCTCAAGAATTACAACAAGAAGCTGCAAAAATTGAACAAGCAAGAAGATTTGCTTACCAAGATATGCAGAAAAAACAAAATGAAGGTTTACAACCAATCATAGAAAAAGCACAAACTGCTATCGATGCTGTAGCTGCTTCTAAAGGTGTAGTATATGTTTTAGATGCTTCTGTTGGTAAAGGTTTATTAGTTAAAAAAGGTGAAGACTTATTTAACGATGTAAAAGCTAAATTAGGTTTTTAATAAATCTACTTAATATTACAAATTAAAACCTACTGAAATTCAGTAGGTTTTTTTATTTTTACAGAACATGGTAAAACACAATAAATTTCCTATTGGCATATTTGACTCTGGTGTAGGCGGTACTTCTATTTGGAAAGAAATTAATGCACTTTTACCACAAGAGAATACTATTTACTTATCAGATAGTAAAAACGCTCCTTATGGGGATAAAAGTAAACAACAGATTATTGACTTATCTATTAAAAACACCGAGTTTTTACTAAAACAAAATTGTAAAATTATAATTGTAGCCTGCAACACTGCAACTACAAACGCCGTAAAAGTTTTAAGAGAAAAATACGATATTCCATTTATAGGAATAGAGCCAGCTATTAAAACAGCTGCTTTGCATACAAAAACCAATACCATTGGCATACTTGCCACAAAAGGAACCTTAAATAGTGAGTTGTTTGAAAAAACATCCCATTCCATCAACCAAAAAATTATACGCAAAGAAATAATAGGAACAGGCTTAGTAGAGCTTATAGAAGATGGTAAACTGCACTCTAAGGAGATGACAGAATTATTATCAACCTATGTTAATCCTTTAATAGAAGAGAACGTAGATTGCCTAGTTTTAGGTTGCACACACTACCCTTACTTAATTCCACAAATAAGAAAATTGGTTGGAAATAAAATTCAAATTATAGATTCTGGTCAAGCTGTAGCAAGACAAACCAAAAATATTTTAGAAAAACATCTACTAATAAATACAAATAAAGAAAAAGGTGTACATCAATTTTTTATCAACAAAGAAAAAAATGTATTAGAAATTTTAGTCTCTGATAAAAACCACACAACAACAGTAACTGAAAAAGATTTTTAGAAACCGATAAATGAATTA encodes the following:
- a CDS encoding OmpH family outer membrane protein, whose translation is MKKIFLVIVLLLSVTFSWSQRGQSIAYIDMEYILENVPEYLDAQNTLDAKVAKWRKKLDEQARHIEILKTDLANEKAILTKDLIEEKEEEISLKQVELRRLESLYFGPNGDMFSVRKQLVKPIQDQVYNAIQSISLRKNYDFVFDKSTDLVMLYSNKKYDISDLVLATIDRSRLIAEKEKQREERNLAPKNELTDRQKEAIAKKEQAQAKKIADVEAKKKLIAEKREKLLKDREEKRELLRAKKEALRKKKEEQKEEQE
- a CDS encoding OmpH family outer membrane protein → MKNLKSLLLIAVFTLGLAGVANAQKIGHIDFEKLVAEMPQTKTLKLDMEKLGKTYQDEITGMEKKIEATRQKYVAESKGQTNETNDTRAQELQQEAAKIEQARRFAYQDMQKKQNEGLQPIIEKAQTAIDAVAASKGVVYVLDASVGKGLLVKKGEDLFNDVKAKLGF
- the murI gene encoding glutamate racemase — protein: MVKHNKFPIGIFDSGVGGTSIWKEINALLPQENTIYLSDSKNAPYGDKSKQQIIDLSIKNTEFLLKQNCKIIIVACNTATTNAVKVLREKYDIPFIGIEPAIKTAALHTKTNTIGILATKGTLNSELFEKTSHSINQKIIRKEIIGTGLVELIEDGKLHSKEMTELLSTYVNPLIEENVDCLVLGCTHYPYLIPQIRKLVGNKIQIIDSGQAVARQTKNILEKHLLINTNKEKGVHQFFINKEKNVLEILVSDKNHTTTVTEKDF